In Miscanthus floridulus cultivar M001 chromosome 8, ASM1932011v1, whole genome shotgun sequence, the sequence ggccgGATCTGCCGCCGGCCACCAGCCAGCACCCGTGCGCTGCCTTGGCCGGGGCTCCGCGCGCGCCGCAGTGGAGGCGAGGAGGGCGTTGCGGCATGGGAGCGAGCAGGTGGAGGCGGGGTGCGACCGTGCGAGTGAGCGACCCAAGGAGGAGAAAGGAGTCTACGGCCTTTTGTACTTGCAGTGGtcgtagaggcggctggtgattgagccgtctctacaaattgtATTACTAGAGGCGGCCGGTgagtgagccgtccctacaaatcatacccatttataggggcggctcgtatcactagccgcccctgttgttccatttgtaggggcggctggtctctgggtttccgagcacgccactgtaggggcggctccatcaccagccgcccctacaaatataacatagggttcacgaggctcaaaaggctgacacgtGTTTAACTACGATTAGTTTTTAATGAGTCATTTTTTAACAATTggatggcaacaagtttatccataagctcacaaacacatgatcaggtaaacatgaataataaatagcataaacagtaatcattaatgagtatcatttatcatcagtgttcatcatttattccgtaagggttctaaggccgctcgtgaccgtaagcacggctgatataccagttttacactttgcagaggttgtacactttcactgtgacatcaattaccatatatggctatagagacATATTAGTGTGCATGGCCtgatcgatcccggcagtgattccgatagtaattaatatttatttagctaggtttgcaAGGTTCTATTTTagttgggttctaattttaatttgtatggcttgtgtgtttaattattgtcatacaTGTAAtttgtgtaacatttgttgggcaactagaaatatatattCCAATGTtgcattggtctcaaaattattctcaggcttgcacgtgacacaggtgaaggaaacaccaagtttgggatttttcggagatggtttgctactttctgaggtttaattgaatttccgcacgatgacaccgattaattataggttgaactgagtttacccacgaaaagatccagaaggatgccaaacttttacacaagctctaatgtgccctagaaataagaattttgtgaaggtcgatgaaaaaatctattgggtccaagatgtaatttaccctcttttgtctcattcagtacagagaaaaatatattaataaaaaaatgatcagaaaaagataaaatcttgtttggggccttaatttgagtatacatgcttgccaaaaaaaatttaagccatttcgacatagacggagtatacatgcttcacagaggtacatgagccaTTTTATCGAattatgactatacacataggttatcaaggtttttgtggttcatatgtatttcggtgtcgtattggtcttaaactttttcttaggttTGAACATGCCACGgatgaaggaaacacctagtttatgatttttcagagatggtttgctactttctgtagtttaattgaatttccgcgcgacgacactgattaattataggttgaacaaAGTCTACCTAAAAAAATCtggaatgatgccaaacttttacacaagctttcatgtgccctagggataagaattttgtggaggtcgatgaaaaaatctattaggtccaagatgaaattcatcctTTTTTTGTCTCgttcagcacatagaaaaatataataaataaaaaaactgatcagaaaaacctaagatcctgtgtggggtctaaATTTAGGTGtatatgcttgccaaaaaaaatttaagctATTTTGACATAGAAATACATATgattctatttattcagtatataaaaggaattttttatatatataaacatcactatcggtttcaaaaaaccggctGTGATGAGACGAAACCGACAGCGTTGCtgggtttattttgaaaaccggcagtgatttatAAAAAATTGTGTCggccctcgggttcgagctcgggtctcggggagCAGAGTTCTGAGttttaaccgctgcgctagtataggaggtgtgtcaaggctaattttctttttctttttgaccttttagagtttttaataatttataaaattagaCTAAACAATTTGGGCtgtctgggactcgaacacgggtctcgggggctatatTGCATGGTCTTAACTGTTGAGCCAGTCGGAAGATTTCGAAAGAATGGGAAAAGATATGCTACTTAACCTGTAACCGCTaaacccccatcactgccggttccaggaatgaaccgacagtgatgttcatcatcactatcggtcTAGAACTCACTatgtgaaaaacggtttgtagcaatggGATAAATTTTTTTTAAGGGCAGcaggtgatggagccgcccctacagtgacgtgctcggaaGCCCAGAGGCtacccgcccctacaaatggaacagcaggggtggctggtatcaccagccgcccctacaaatgaatctgatttatagggacggctcacTCACCGATCGCCCCTGGCGTTTCTATTCGTAagagcggctcaatcaccaactgcCCGTACAAATAACTCtaactatatatattttagaGCACAGTCCGAAAATATCTTCAGAGCAGCGGCCAGAGCGACTcttcccctctcctctctctccctctacgctctctccccctcccgaCGCGAGCAGCGGGCAAAGCGACAGCTACCTTCCTTCCTCCGGGAGACCTACCTTCCTTCATTCCGGGAAACGATTCGACAGGGAGGGGAAAGAGGCAAGAGGAGCCATGGACGCTGCCAAGTCGGTAACGCCGGGCGCCGTGTCCCACATCCTGGCGCACCCGTCGACGGGCTCCGATGGCGCCGTGCCGGATCTCGTCGTCCAGGTCCTCGACCTCAAGTCCATCGGCACGGACAGCCGGTTCAGGTCAGTTCTCACCTCCTCCCTTCCCTGGCCGCGCTGGATCTATTATCTTTGCTAGTTTTCGTTCCGTGGGGCGGGGGATCTGTTCTGTTCTTAGCGCAGTTCTTATGGATCTTGTCAGCCGGTCTGACGAGCCTCCCCTTGTGTTCGGATCTGTTGTTGCCTTGCAGTTTCATGGCAACCGACGGGAAGGATAAGATCAAGGCGATGCTCCCCACCAACTTCGCGTCGGAGGTCCACTCCGGCAATCTGAAGAACCTCGGCCTGATCCGCATCCTCGACTACACTTGCAACCTCGTCAAAGGCAACAATGACAAGTAAGTGTTCTCCATCCCCTTTCATCACCATGAGCGGACTAATGTTGGCAACTGTTCCCGTATTCAGCGTTTCCCTCGGTTTCCTGAATCATGTGCTTTGTTTACCAGAGTCTTGATTGTCGTCAAATGCGAGCTTGTGTAGATAAAATGCACATCTCAAGTGGCGGCATAAATGAAAACACTCCCACTATCTATATTTTTTTTGTCATTATTCTTTGCATGATACTGCTCGTTGACACTTCTCTGTGGAATATGCAAACGTGACTGCTATATAGCTCACATTATGTGTAACTGCAGAGCCGATGCAATTTGCCTTTATCATGGTAAGGTCGTTTTGCACTTATTACAGATTACAGATGTTTGCTTCATTTGtgattatcttatttacttatttACCTTGTTTTGAAGAGGAAGAAATTAGGAAGTGCTCTTGCAACTGTGATCGTGTTATTTTTGTGAGGAAAGACATCTTTGAACTGGAGGAACTGTCAAAGAAGTTTGAGGAAATTGGGATATTGGATGAAGTAGGAAAACCAATGTCTCAAAGTGATGGCTCTAGCACGCATCCTTATTTGTCCAGTGGCATTGACCACAATGCTAAATACTTCCCATATTGCAAGATCCTAATTGATACATCCCCTGAACTTCATACCTTGTCAGAGGTAGATGTTCTTGGATATGATCTGAATAAGCCATATCCTACATTATCAACAATAACTTCTGCACATGGACCCCAGGAGTATTCTACACAAAGTGATGTATGATGCCTACCTTCTCTACTTCTGCTTTTCTGTGTATTATTTGGGTAACTTAAAACTTTTATGTAACTTTATTTTTGCAGGAGTGTACTAGTTCTAACCGAAGAACATTCTCTAGCTCATGTCCAGAGAATGGAATGATTAATGTTTATCCTTTATGCACTGATCAAGCATTGGCTGCTCAGGATACTGATGATTCTGACTGTGAGGTATTTAGAGTTAAGAGACGATCTGGCATAATTCCAGAGAAAAGATGTTCAGAAGATGTAACAGTAAATTTAACTGAGAATCAGGTACTTTTACTTTTGTGATTTTGCTTAGTTTAACTGCTCCTCCTCCATTTAAGAGTGGATGGCTCTGCAGTATGTTTGTTAAACTTTGACAAATAATGATTAGATTGGTCATGTGATGTTAACGGTCGTACTAAGGGAGGTCAGACAACATGGTTTGAAATTAGAATAGGAGGTCACAACAAAAGTACGGCTATAAGAATATTAGGGGTACAATATATAAGATGTTTGCTTGATTTCCAGGATCAAACGTCCCTTCCTATTTCTGTCCAAAAAAAAACATGTCCCTTTCTATGATGATGGACTCACTCAACTAAtataaatcaaatctaatctAACATATCCAAGAACTGGGTTTGTTGTAAGTGAACTGACTACAACTAGAATTCTTGTTCGTGTTGGATTTCGACTTCTTGTTCCTCCTGGACATCTTGCTATCCGCTAGCATTGGACTCTGGTGCCTGCACATCTGTGCCGCCCTTCCCATGCTATTTCACACTGTTGCGTCATTGCTGCAGCTCCTTTGTGAACCCAAGTCCATAACTTTACACCCCTTCCTGACAAGCAGCTCACCTCTGAGCTGCAGGACCTATCTAATAActcaacttcttgttcttcaacatccttttttttatttcaacttTTTATTCTTCTTGGACACTTTGCTACCTGCTAGTATTGAATTCCTGCACCTCTATGAATCTATGATTGTGCTGCAGAACGCAAATACGTTGCTGCTAAACCTGCTGTGAAGGGTCCTCGTCCACACGACCACAATAGTAATAATCATGAGTAGGGCATACCTTAACACATAAGTTACCTATATTTGAATGAAGGGTTATTATTATTTTAATTAATTAAGTGTTGAGACAGGATGTTGTATTGAACTTAAACAATCGACCTGGAACAGTTTCTGGGCCTGTTTGTTTTAGCTTTGGATTCTTAAAAGCTAGCTGCATATTGCAGGTTGTTCAAGCTAGGATGTTGTATTGAACTTAAACAATCGACCTGGAACAGTTTCTGGGCCTGTTTGTTTTAGCTTTGGATTCTTAAAAGCTAGCTGCATATTGCAGGTTGTTAAAAGCTTTATTCTTTAAATCTGTAAGCTGGTGGGATGCATCTTGTGGATCGTGGTGTAAAAAGGGTTGGGTTCTAacaatctacttttaaaatacACCCTGATTATTTTAGCTTCAGATTTTAGAACTAGAATCTAAAATTCAAAGCTAAATCAAATAGGCCCTTAGTTGTGCTAGTATTTTTGGAACCTTATTTCCTGAGTTGTATATAATTATCTTTAACATAAAAGAATCATCATTTTATACCAATCCTTTAACCTATTTGATGTACCCAAAGTTTTTTTATGCACGATAAAGTTGTGGACAGGCTTAAACAGGTTTGACTCTAACCTGCTATGGAGATTGGCTAATCAAAATCTATGCTACTGCACGTACGACTCTCCTAGTTTCTAAGCTTCATTTAAAAACTATTAGCAAAATGATCACTAAACCTAAACGATGGATTAAGGAGCTTAATTCCCTAATAAAAGACATAATAAACAATCAAACATGGAGAGACTTTACACAACAATAACTGCTCAGAAATAGCAATTAAACCAATTTACTTAACAGGACGTTTTTAATGAATGGTTAGATAAATGCACAACCTTTTTTCAGAACTTTCAGTATTTACCTTAACTCATGCAGCCTACTCTTTTACTAATGGCTTACTCATTGTTTGTTTTGCTAGGCTTTAAGACGGTTAAAGAAAGCCAGCTCAGATGACAGACAAGAGAAGAACACAACAGAAGTATCCTGTGGTACAAGAAGTGTCAATCTGGGTGCTGAATCGCATTGTCTTGACTCCATTTCTGGAAATACAGATAACTTCATCAATCGAAGCAAACTAAAAATGAGGATAGATCAGCTAGATGCAAAAATTGTGCAAGACGAAGTTGCTTTCAGCCAGAAATCTATCGGTTGCAGTTACCTATCTCCATCTGTAGATCAGGGGCCAAAACGCTTGAAAATTCGTGGCCCATCCTTCCCAAGCACTGTTTCTGAAGTGGAAATATCTTATAGGTTCCAGGAGGACAGTGACTTGGCTAGTCAGCACACTCAATGAATTATGCTGCTATTGGTGCTAACTGCTAACATCAATCGTAACTTCTGGAAGATGAAAGCTCATTTTCATTGGATGGTTCGGTACTGATTTTTTCTACAGGTCTCCAATGGAGGTACTGTTATGGCTAGATTTTATGATTCTATTGTCAGGTCACCTATGTGGCATGGGACCTGAAAGCTGTAGGCAGGCAATTTTTCTGATGATCCGTAGCTGTTATCTATGATTGTGCTGATTGTTCTTCCTGATTGGGTTTCCTGATTGTGCTGTTATCTATGATAAAGGCATTGAGCATACTAGTTAGCATTTTTTAGTTGACttgatatttttttatatttgattTGATATGTATTACTACAATTCGCATTTGGAAGACATGTCATGGAATATCTGTTATAATCTAGTATAAATAAATATGTATTGTCATCGTAgaagaagataagtcatgatgaaaaatatatgttctggtcgaatttgaattgtaaatttaattttttttttgcggaaaaataatttgtaggggcagttgttactgaagccgcccctacaaatcgatttgtagggacggctggtgttcccagaccacccctataaattgatttgtaggggcggctacagtaccaaccgcccgtacaaatagatttgtaggggggctgataacaccagccgcctctacaaatcgatttgtaggggcggtctggaaaccgtccctacaaatacatgatttgtagccaccctttcatagaggcggctggcaaaaccgctACTACAAACGGTTACCAGCTGCCCCTAAAACTTGATCATACTGGAGATGGAGAGAGAGGGGGCCGGGAGATGAGCATGATCATACTCTGCATTCTGACAAGGCGTTGCATCTGCTTAAACTTGATCGCTTCGTACAGGTAGTAGTATAGTACTAATCCAGCTCTCATGGCGATGCTCCCTGTTCTCAACTGTTAGTGTGATAAGCAACGGTACGGTACTACGTTTGCTGATAGATGAAGAGTGCAATCAGTTGATCAAATTTAAGCAGTATTGAGTAAAACTTTTTTCTCAGCCATATGTATCGAgtaaaacctttttctcttcacTAACGTTCTAAAATAATAGTTATAATAGGTACACTATAGTCTATTTTCGGTTGTGATAACCCATCAATTATTGATTTATATGTACTTTTCATCCATTTCTATAGATTTTTTTCTTTACATAGCACCTCTGTGTATCTTCAGTATTTATTTAGTTGAAACATATGCTTAAACTATGATGGCTTTAGCTGCAGTCTATATTTAGACGGTATATGAACCTaaatttttattctttctttttccaaattttaAGCTTATTAATTGCTCAGATACAATGGCTATTATTTACAATAGTAATTGTAGTCTACTCATCTGATGGCAAAATGTTTCTAATTTTTGTAAGAGTTTTATGATCTAGCTTTTTTTATTTCTTGCGGTTTTGTGAGTAATAATTTTAGAATTAATCTTTTTTCTAGCACCATATGTATAAACTCTTATTTCATGCATCCTATATAATTTTGGTATTGTGCATCAGTATACAGCCTATAAAGGCTGGCAATCAAGGTCCAGGCACGTGACTAGTTGTTTTCCAAGAacttctatctaaggctaagtttttgggtatattctatccttacaagtcttcttttattgtctctacccaagtcaacttcggtcttcctccgcctctcttcacattactatcctggcttaggatttcactacgcatcggtgtctctggaggtcttcgttggaTATGTCCCAACCATCTCAACtggtgttggataagctttttCATGCTAAAATTATGAAGAACGATTTAATTTGTTAGATGCTGCAAGTACCGCCTCTCACAATGTAGCTTGCTCCATGCCTCTTTATCTAGATAATATTTGTTGATTAGCTGTATGTGAACTTAATATTCTGATACATCatatttgaatgacaacctaatttacttaaatgtataggcaaccatggcatggtatgtagtgcatgttgatcacatgcctgggatttatcgaacctggaaagagtgctatgctcaagtcaatcgctaccctggtaatttgcacaaaaaatacgaCACAGAAGCTGGAGCTTTGAggacctactatagtcatccggtctACCTtgtaaaccatgggcaaccggcctactatggtccaatgaatgcaaattATGGTCATCCACCGGCaatggagattgaagagaagccacccgccggagatgtaaagattaggagaattgctccttggtcttgtaaagatgtcatgcttttatttatggctatggtcattgcttttcttatttggaagttgatgtaggcttagtttcgtagaacaataGGTGGACTTTATTATatatggtcaatcaaacaatgaatttgttctaggtgaacatatgctattattagactttgttgtatgtggatttattattagactttatattaaacatattatatatatatatatatatatatatatatataatatgaacatatgcaATTAGTAGTCGTCCGCAGCCAAAACaaaccatgatcgtgtcacaaCCATGACTCGTCATCGCCTGTTACCTtgtcgccgaagaacagatcggcaacaagaagcggctgatatcgctgggacgggagagccgcatgatccgacaaacggtgacagtgtcaatcaggacggtgagaacgagcagccatggaccccgtccggcctgctcgagctgggtcaaaatgaccaagatggctaggtaactttggtatcatgtaactatgtagccacacacgctaatcaattgagagggtcatagcttacttggtgtctctagcaggagcctctgtCGGTCCAGGAGCCAGATGGTTCGGGTAGcaagaaggccagatccaagcgaggcgtgtcaaagattcctgttggtaggaatgcacactggcatatcactgagtttgatgaattcgaggatccactctcaccgcctatagctttgaccaaatacaacactatcctcgggttacttgtaagggacttcatcccgattaggtacaggaagtggattggggaAGATAATGACCTGTGGAGGGTtctcgaaagtgagaaggattacatatgggatatcaagatcccagagtatttcactttcccagcagagtatgacaaggagttagtctagaaaaaagcaaaagaaatcatggggacatgcttcaagaatttcaaggggacattgtacaagaattttatcCTCCAAAATAATGaaccagattttgatggtggacagtttagcaagcagaaggacttctgacaggattttaaggaatacaggttatccaaggagtacttagaactgagcacgaagaataaggagaactcgtagaaagcgatgaatcctcatcatcttggctctcgtggctacgccaaaaagatgccagaatttaaagcagaacttgaaaagatggatcgccaTGCTGAGGAAGGCActcaggttgagaccgcccattgggagccaagatcggtaatatactgtatggggaggaatgtacaccATGCCGAGGAcaagagctttagctccacaaatccacccatgagcgaactcatctagaggatctcccaggtaactgaggaggtgaggcaagggactcgcacttctaattgggagaaagacgtgctcacccaagcactcgaaacCATGGAGCACCCTAGTCGTACTAGAGGAACCAGTTTTGTTCCTTGGAAACAAGCATTCCCCAAAGAATctcacacttaccggagccgcacGAGGGGTAGAGCAGATCAGGAGGCAGAGTGTTTAAGGTGACTAAAAGAGATAGAAGATAGAATGGACGAACGGAATGAGGCGACTATTGAAGCACGAGTTCAGCAAATTTTgatgtccaaggggtcaggagtaccacaaaaccctactcctactacctttagcccacagtttaggggtcgcagcagctgcggatcgatcccgctcgacgaagaagatacgaatgtgcctcatccgggggacgacatcactgaacccgtcaatgtcaagttgtacatccgttaggaatggacaaaggataagGCGGTGCTCGGCCAAGCCTGGCCTATgggagatgggaccattaatggccgcccaattctataggggtacgctcgcgtcaccattgacagaatacttgataagaagtataacaagatacacattgagtactgaagcgacctgattttcgtgaagggaaatccacagagtcaaaatgTAATAAggccgttgtagatcatattacccaaattccagtcgaatattaCATCCATACAACATAAtttcatagtacaaatagtgtagaattacataaattattacatcgccgcactggtggaatcaaaagtagcattcattccgaatagcttgaagataagatcgccaaactcgagcgtaggaacgaacccctcaaccaccaaactcctcagagctatactcctcagcagaacctatgtgccaaaatttatcagtacgatttgtactggccactcccaccctatgagcattgttttgtggaaattggatgcaagttggatataatcaaagaggaacctataaggctggggtttcctatgtattagcatatcaagagtttgataatagttggtcaagttttaacaccattcccacacccattccaccccctttccgtccagagccaggttttgatcctgggatcgatataccaccatctccacaccatcaccataccatcgctcagtcgacaggccaactccctctcggcactgtctcaaggcccgtagcccctgtctacgaccgacactctctcaggGGAAGaagaggactcatctcactatctagtttaagcgaaacccaggaaaggtccatagccgacaagtcgacacatgtatcgatcgatcaaccatacactctgcagaggttttacataaccacaagatctgccttcttcgctgaccgtcgtcagcTGGGctaattctggccgcttgctaaccttggataatgccactctaccattcagccctggtacaccccaagtttagTTTGGGtagctgaaactgtgagtcatgagccgggtccacaagatctccatgaagtctcggaagggtgtgggggaaatcctccacgccctgcACCTCCTTatactgtccgctatcaacctagcagtagtggcaatatcctaccaagtagtctggccgtcccgcaccatatagggcgagtggtacgtaaggcttcctggtggatctgagtactagtaagtccttagggatgaccaagccaaaatgtcttcatcagggtttccatttaccgtgccaccacagcacctccacctcgggctcctcccatcataggttcacacccagggccacctcatatactatttacccaccacaggtatccctttccaggggtgcctacgtagcaccccatggcaagacttgccccaggcttgtcgtatactccaacttgaccgacacaaccctcaccctccacacacccaagtcacacacgcagcactctccccatagtctagataacaccagttttcaccacgcattaatgttgtATAAGCGTAGTacaa encodes:
- the LOC136477815 gene encoding replication protein A 70 kDa DNA-binding subunit B-like isoform X4 produces the protein MDAAKSVTPGAVSHILAHPSTGSDGAVPDLVVQVLDLKSIGTDSRFSFMATDGKDKIKAMLPTNFASEVHSGNLKNLGLIRILDYTCNLVKGNNDKVLIVVKCELV
- the LOC136477815 gene encoding lysine-specific demethylase JMJ706-like isoform X3; the protein is MTKEEIRKCSCNCDRVIFVRKDIFELEELSKKFEEIGILDEVGKPMSQSDGSSTHPYLSSGIDHNAKYFPYCKILIDTSPELHTLSEVDVLGYDLNKPYPTLSTITSAHGPQEYSTQSDECTSSNRRTFSSSCPENGMINVYPLCTDQALAAQDTDDSDCEVFRVKRRSGIIPEKRCSEDVTVNLTENQALRRLKKASSDDRQEKNTTEVSCGTRSVNLGAESHCLDSISGNTDNFINRSKLKMRIDQLDAKIVQDEVAFSQKSIGCSYLSPSVDQGPKRLKIRGPSFPSTVSEVEISYRFQEDSDLASQHTQ
- the LOC136477815 gene encoding lysine-specific demethylase JMJ706-like isoform X2, translated to MCNCRADAICLYHEEEIRKCSCNCDRVIFVRKDIFELEELSKKFEEIGILDEVGKPMSQSDGSSTHPYLSSGIDHNAKYFPYCKILIDTSPELHTLSEVDVLGYDLNKPYPTLSTITSAHGPQEYSTQSDECTSSNRRTFSSSCPENGMINVYPLCTDQALAAQDTDDSDCEVFRVKRRSGIIPEKRCSEDVTVNLTENQALRRLKKASSDDRQEKNTTEVSCGTRSVNLGAESHCLDSISGNTDNFINRSKLKMRIDQLDAKIVQDEVAFSQKSIGCSYLSPSVDQGPKRLKIRGPSFPSTVSEVEISYRFQEDSDLASQHTQ
- the LOC136477815 gene encoding lysine-specific demethylase JMJ706-like isoform X1, which translates into the protein MQFAFIMVRSFCTYYRLQMFASFVIILFTYLPCFEEEEIRKCSCNCDRVIFVRKDIFELEELSKKFEEIGILDEVGKPMSQSDGSSTHPYLSSGIDHNAKYFPYCKILIDTSPELHTLSEVDVLGYDLNKPYPTLSTITSAHGPQEYSTQSDECTSSNRRTFSSSCPENGMINVYPLCTDQALAAQDTDDSDCEVFRVKRRSGIIPEKRCSEDVTVNLTENQALRRLKKASSDDRQEKNTTEVSCGTRSVNLGAESHCLDSISGNTDNFINRSKLKMRIDQLDAKIVQDEVAFSQKSIGCSYLSPSVDQGPKRLKIRGPSFPSTVSEVEISYRFQEDSDLASQHTQ